The following proteins are co-located in the Microbulbifer sp. VAAF005 genome:
- a CDS encoding protein-disulfide reductase DsbD domain-containing protein — MKIKTTLINICCFTLLLVAGLPVAQETASGDHVKVRWLAPDTFRQGMRETVGFYFEVDPGWHVYWRNAGDSGAAPRFDMEAQGALLGPIEWPFPTRLRVEHLTNLGYSGNVAYLFQLLPDKRTQEVTLHADLEWLVCKVDCIPGFATMSLVRPVAEQAAWPATDLALRNYFANRLPGGESESPWQPVSISARGSEHITLQLSGNRSDEIPSIFPVNGDLYSASEPEVQREDETLLYKFKRLPGSEIIESSDFVITDSSRAWKVSAPSYPKWKLRRARPLYGFYFCQHLLPVSY; from the coding sequence TTGAAAATAAAGACCACGCTGATCAACATCTGCTGTTTTACGTTACTGTTGGTTGCGGGTCTCCCTGTAGCACAGGAGACGGCATCTGGTGATCACGTCAAGGTGCGTTGGCTGGCACCTGATACATTTCGCCAAGGAATGAGAGAGACGGTTGGGTTCTACTTTGAGGTAGATCCTGGATGGCATGTGTATTGGCGTAATGCTGGAGATTCAGGGGCGGCTCCCCGGTTTGATATGGAGGCTCAGGGCGCTTTATTAGGGCCGATCGAATGGCCATTCCCAACGCGCCTCCGGGTAGAGCATCTTACTAACCTAGGGTACTCCGGGAATGTTGCCTACCTGTTCCAGCTCCTCCCAGATAAGCGCACGCAAGAGGTGACCCTGCATGCGGACCTGGAGTGGTTGGTTTGTAAAGTGGATTGCATACCGGGCTTTGCCACTATGAGCCTTGTACGGCCGGTTGCAGAGCAGGCGGCTTGGCCAGCTACAGATCTGGCGTTAAGGAATTACTTTGCCAACAGGCTTCCAGGGGGAGAAAGTGAGAGCCCGTGGCAACCAGTATCCATTTCAGCACGAGGTAGTGAGCATATTACTTTGCAGCTCAGTGGGAATCGTAGCGATGAGATACCTAGTATTTTCCCCGTAAATGGTGACTTGTACTCTGCGTCTGAGCCAGAAGTTCAGCGCGAAGATGAAACTCTCCTCTACAAGTTCAAGCGTCTGCCAGGTTCCGAGATTATTGAAAGTAGCGATTTTGTGATTACAGACTCGAGCCGGGCCTGGAAAGTTTCTGCCCCCTCTTATCCCAAGTGGAAATTGAGAAGAGCGCGACCTCTATATGGCTTTTACTTCTGTCAGCATTTATTGCCGGTCTCCTATTGA
- a CDS encoding alpha/beta hydrolase, whose amino-acid sequence MPALQISDGRILTYDDYGDPNGWPVLFNHGFSDSRLIRNPDKDLTASLGVRVISVDQPGVGGSSPHRGRRMVDWGADIEELVNRLNIETFSVVGHSGGAPHALSIANKLPHRVSKIALAAPVAPLDYPGMTDLLKNPDIRLIAKIHRWQFLTRCLCRLSAYQANSNIQDYIQLFAKKDASDAALFIRDPALKKMFEESFSAGATQHGEGFFEMIMALWDWGFDPREITTSTKIFYGDADDIIDIKMPEYLSSIMPNSSTQSWHQLGHYAFVNKYCWVELLKSARK is encoded by the coding sequence ATGCCTGCCTTGCAGATAAGTGACGGCCGTATCCTTACTTATGATGACTATGGTGATCCAAATGGCTGGCCTGTGCTTTTCAATCATGGCTTCTCAGATTCGCGACTAATTCGCAATCCTGATAAGGACCTTACCGCATCTCTTGGCGTAAGAGTCATCTCTGTAGATCAACCTGGTGTGGGGGGATCATCTCCCCATAGAGGCCGGCGAATGGTTGATTGGGGGGCCGATATCGAAGAACTGGTTAATCGTCTAAATATCGAGACATTTTCGGTAGTCGGCCATTCAGGTGGTGCCCCTCATGCACTTTCTATCGCTAACAAACTTCCCCACAGAGTCTCTAAAATTGCCCTTGCAGCCCCTGTTGCGCCACTGGACTACCCAGGAATGACTGACCTGCTAAAAAACCCGGATATCAGACTTATCGCAAAGATTCATCGTTGGCAATTTCTTACTCGTTGTCTGTGCCGATTAAGTGCATACCAAGCCAATAGCAATATACAAGATTATATTCAGCTCTTTGCAAAGAAAGACGCCTCTGATGCCGCACTGTTTATTCGAGACCCGGCTCTTAAGAAAATGTTTGAAGAATCATTCTCTGCTGGAGCAACGCAGCATGGGGAGGGTTTTTTTGAAATGATAATGGCGCTTTGGGATTGGGGGTTTGATCCTCGTGAAATCACCACTTCCACCAAAATATTTTATGGTGATGCCGACGATATAATTGATATTAAAATGCCAGAATATCTCTCAAGTATAATGCCAAATAGCTCAACTCAAAGCTGGCACCAGCTGGGACACTATGCCTTTGTTAACAAGTACTGCTGGGTTGAGTTGCTCAAGTCAGCTCGCAAGTAA